The Henningerozyma blattae CBS 6284 chromosome 9, complete genome DNA segment CTGTGACAGGTTCTGGAGCTGGGGCACcgttttgaatattatatttaataccCATATCATTCTTTGGGCCACCTGGATTATGAGATGCAGTTAGGATGATACCACCAGTGATCTCACCTGGAGCATAGGTCCTGATAATATGAGAAGCTGCGGGAGTTGATAATAAACCGTTTTGACCCACAATCAACTTCTTGACCCCATTGGCTGCGCCAATGGCAGCAATATTGTGTAAAATGGCATCATTGTAATAACGGCCATCACCACCAACGACTAGAGTAGCACCTTTGCAGCCTTCTGGGATGGCTTCCATGATAGCTTGGATGAAATTCTCCGTGTAATTGGGTTCTTTCTCGAAGATGGCAGTTTTTTTCCTTAAACCAGACGTACCTGGTCTTTGATCTTGGTATGGTTTGGTAGGAATTTCAACAATACTATACGAAGCCATGGTTAGAGAACGAGTGTGTGTATAAGTTAGAAGAAGTGagttatttgaattgattGACAATTCttggttattattattgtgaAAACTAGGTAATTTAAAAGCAAAGGAAAAAGGTTAGACAAGAGGGAGCATAGTTAGAGTTAGATCTTTATATATGCATATGTTTAAGGGATAAGCAAGAATCAATAATCCTCACGTAATGCAATTTTATATCGTTCCCTAGGCGTATCCCCCTATTAGTAAAAAgtgaaatttatttcaatgCACGCAAGTTGCATTATAAGGTTTATAGGTGTTATTATGTGTGCTATTATGGCATGGTACTGAAATTTCAGACCCAATGGGGATAAAGGGAGCACTGTGCACCACCCCACGCGGTGCGGACCGAAACGGCAACTCGGGCACCCCTAGGAGTGGGGCTTGCCGGCCGTCTAAACATCACGTATTGTAAATGGACTAAAATGTAATTAAAACTACTACTATAATCGAGTGATTTACGGCacatagaaaaaaaaaagaaaaggcaaaaaaaagacaatcATAATGAACTAATAACTAGGAACGTGAAATTGTTGTTATATACTCGTAGAATATGGTTGAGATCAacataaaaaatatgaaataagGTCACGTGATGTAAATCAAACAGTGATGAACATTgcaaaaatacaaattatCGGAgacaaataaattaaaagaatggCAAGTGAAAGATATCTAGATTTTGTTATATAACAAcgattttgaatttctaaTCATAGAGGAATCTATTAATTACGTTGATTCTCTTGCAAAATACGCATTATATAATGTTATTGTACGTAAAACAATATATGCTTCAAACGCAGCCTACAAAATAGCAAGAAGCAAGAGAAGTAGGGATAAATGGGGATGGCGGAGAGTATATAGCAGGGGGAAAAAATAGAATCCATCAACAACGTAGTAACAACAACTATGGTAATCAGATTAAAAATCTTAAAGAATACAAGCATATCTAAACATAAAGCATCTGTGAATTCTCCAGTTAGAAGAAGAATAGTCATGAATGAAGAGGGTATACTTTGAAAGAAGTTCATGAGATATCATGTCGCGTAGCTAGTCTTTGCTGCTAGCGAAAATTTTTACATTCCGTATATTTTTCGATGAACAAGAAGATGTGAATAAAGTTAAGTGAAAAGAATGAGAAAATAGAGAGAAGAAAGTTATCATAAATAAGAAAAGTACAGAACAGCAGGATATACGAAACTAAATACcgaaagaaataattttatattttaccctttaatttttatcttttatcttttacttttattgttacctttaattttaatttattgtcattttaattttattattttattattatcagttATTTTGTTATCAACAGTTATTCTTTTATACtgttatttatattattaagtatctttaatttgaaatatagaactattcattcaattatcaaataatctattaagttatttgcatttatcaataagatagcaaaaaatttataacaTATCATTATATTTCATATCAGAAGAACAAAGAATAGAGTAACACAGggcaaaaagaaaaatccACGTAGAATCAAAATGAGATCACGTGATTGCCAAAAATTACTCGAAAAATTCAAAGCCCTGTAGGGGGATCGAACCCCTAACCTTGTGATTAAGAGTCACACGCGCTACCGATTGCGCCAACAAGGCCTGTTTTcgttaaaatttattttaaaccCGTCTAAGTGCTGTCGTCTTTCACGAAATACTTACAAGAAATCAGTATAAGAGAAGCCTCGAGAGAGGACAGATCAGCTGACCACAGCTGAGAAACAACTATTCAGCAGGCGTGGAACATCAACTGTAATCACTGAATCTTCACCCACTTCTGGTTCATCTCGGACACCTATTAGTAAGAATGACACCCAGGTTTCAATGAGTGTACCGCATCTTGTAACTATGCACTCAGGAGTATCCAGCTCTAAAGAAGTATATGAGGAGCATGTATAGATcaatatactattatataCTATATAGAGAGGGACCAAGGGGAGATACAATAATCTTGTGTAATACAACCTGTAACTACTGATCTCAGTACCATCCGAATTCTGAAACACCATCCTTGTCCTGTCAGTCTCATATTACaacaaaattttaatatttaaacgGATACTGTACACACTCCATTATACATGTGACCACCTTACTAATCCGTCATGTATTACTAATCAAAACTTTATCTAACACGTCACATGcatttgtaataatttaaacttTTCACAAGTAAGAAAAACCCCAACGTATCACATCACAAACTCAATATCTAGTTGGACCTCATTCCCTCATTGGTATTCCATTGTTTATATATTGTACCCCTCACGGACATTTTGGCCGAGAATTATAAATCACCGTAACCACACACTATATATGAAATTCCCAAATACGGCTTTCTCCACCGTACCTCCGAAAATTTCACCCCCAGAAACCCTCGTAGAAATATCTTCCATTTTGTGGTAAGATCAAGAGTGTCCCTTATTCTTACGACTTATAAGGTGTTTCACAGTCCCCACTTGCCACTAGAATGTAACCTGCACCACCTCAACCGCCATTATGATATATAAGCACATACACTTTTAAGTTTGAAGAGTCAACCGTGATTCTTCCATTgagaaataataacatcACACAACTTTACctataattaattatcaATCCATCACACACAAAATGTCTAGCTTTTGGGACTCGTTTCAAGTATACAACCCTAACAAACACGCCAAGAGCTCCAAGATGGGCGGCGGAAACCATTCTAACCTAGGTTCTTCTAATACACAGTTTATCTATTCCAAAGAACACCGCCCTAGTAATGCCTCGGCTGCCAGCGATGACTTAGCCGCCAAGGCACCTGCTGAAGGGATGAAAGAAACCTCAAATCTTGGCTCCAATATGAACTCTGAGGCCGGTACTAACCCTAACCCTAACCCTAACCCTAACCTCGTTGACGTCTCTCAACTATCACAGGGTGAATTTGAACGTATATATAAGAATATGCGTAAGGGTGAGCCCAATAATAAGGTCAACTTCTAGCCTCTTCATTTATGCTTGTACGTTTATAATAAGTTTGTATGCTTTTTTTCATGTTCTTTTGTTTTCCATATATATACGTATTTATCTACACACTTTATATCATctatcaatatcaatacCCTATACTTTACAAACCATACATACTCTAAAGTTTTCTTTCTTTGTCGTCCCTGACAGACTCCGCGATGACTCCTACATTCTCGGCAATAGAGTTTGTCGCCTTTTTCTTTGGCCTGCTACTAAGCCGATACCGCCAAACCACGGAATTTTCCCACTGTAAAAAATATCCATCGCTCTTTATTGGATGATGACTCGATCTGTTTAAACACTGGTCCGTAGATTGAAAATTTCGGGATACTAATTccattatatattcatgaataaatataaaggtTATGTACATTTCAATTCCACTATTCAAAatactcttttttttcattttctttctttgttAGTGTATAGTTTTCCATTCTATTCTCACCACACAATCTCTTCCAATTGGTTAAAAGCTCGTATCTGCTTCTCATCGTATAAAGGATATCCTCCATTACACCAATGTCCTTATCTGCCATTTCAAGAACAAGATCTGTTCTATCAAAGTGGTCTTTCCAATCCACCACACTCCATAACAGGCCATGCGCCACTAGAGTATTCACAAGAACACTTGCGCCACAACGGAAGCATTTATCGACCTCGTTTATCACACAAGCTTCTTCACCAAAACATAAAAGAAGTGAAAAAGTGAAACCCAATGACCTAGATCTGGAATTCGAACAGAACAAGAGACCAGAGCCATCGCCTAGTTTTGATGTAGATCCAGCTCCAAAATTAGATGGTACAGCTGCCAATGCCAAAAATGCAGATTCTCCAGACCTGGACCATACAATGATTGGTATGACCGGTGGTGAAATCTTCAACGAGATGATGAGACGGAAAAACGTAGATACAGTATTCGGGTATCCAGGTGGGGCTATCTTACCAGTATACGATGCCATTTATAACTCTgagaatttcaaattcgTCTTACCAAGACATGAACAAGGTGCTGGCCATATGGCTGAGGGGTACGCTCGTGCCTCGGGGAAACCTGGTGTTGTATTGGTTACTTCAGGTCCAGGTGCCACTAATGTTGTGACACCAATGGCAGATGCCTTGGCAGATGGTGTTCCCATGGTTGTGTTCACAGGTCAAGTACCAACTTCCGCCATCGGTACCGATGCATTCCAAGAAGCAGATGTTATTGGGATCTCTAGATCCTGTACGAAATGGAACGTCATGGTGAAATCGGTAGACGAATTACCTAAGAGAATTAACGAAGCTTTTGAGATAGCTATGAGTGGTAGACCAGGCCCGGTGTTGATCGATTTACCAAAGGATGTCACTGCAGCTGTCTTGAAAAACCCAATCCCCGTGTTAAACAATTCATTACCTTATACTGCTATCTCTAATatcaatcaaattattcaaagaaAATTCTTGAGTGAAAATATACAAGAAACAGCAAAATTGATTAACATGGCCAAGAAACCAGTCATTTACGCAGGAGCAGGTATCTTGAGTAACCTCAACGGTCCCACCTTATTAAAGGAATTAAGTGAACGTTCTCAAATTCCAGTCACGACAACTCTACAAGCCTTAGGTGCATTTGATCAACAAGATCCAAAATCACTAGATATGTTGGGTATGCACGGTAGTGCTGTTGCCAACTTGGCCATTCAAAACGCAGATTTGATTATCGCTCTAGGTGGTAGATTTGATGATCGTGTTACTGGTAACATCTCCAAATTTGCTCCAGAGGCAAGAAAGGCTGCCTTGGAGAAGAGAGGTGGTATTGTTCATTTCGAAATCTCCCCTAAGAACATCAATAAAGTCGTGGAGACTCAAATCGCTCTTGAGGGTGACGTCACAGAAAACTTGGAAATCTTATTACCCTTGATCAAATCAGTGGATGAAAGACCAGAATGGTTTGCTCAAATAAACCAATGGAAGAAAGCATACCCTTACGAATATATGAGAGAAACTCCAGGTTCTAAGATAAAACCACAAACCGTTATATCAAGATTATCAGACATTGCAAACTCTACAGGTAAAAAAGTTATCGTCACTACAGGTGTGGGCCAACATCAAATGTGGACTGCTCAACATTGGACATGGAGAAACCCAAGAACTTTCATCACTTCAGGTGGGTTAGGTACCATGGGGTATGGGTTACCAGCCGCTATCGGTGCTCAAGTAGCATTCCCTGAAGCTTTAGTTATCGATATAGACGGTGATGCTTCCTTTAATATGACTCTTACTGAATTATCCTCTGCAGTACAAGCCAACACtccaattaaaattatgttattaaataatgaagaacAAGGTATGGTCACTCAATGGCAAACATTATTCTATGAACATCGTTACTCTCATACTCATCAAATGAATCcaaatttccaaaaattagCTGAAGCTATGGGATTAAAGGcaatgaaattgaaagaatatGAGCAAATAGATTCTactttaaaagaattcTTAGAACACGAAGGTCCAGTTTTACTAGAAGTGGAAATAGAAAAGAAAGTACCAGTGTTACCTATGGTACCTGCTGGTAAAGGTTTGGATGAATTCATGTATTTCGACCCAAAGACTGaaaaagaacaagaaaagaTACGCTTTGAACGGACTGAAGGAAAACATTGAATTGATTTTGCTTTTCTGTTTTTACGTTATTCCTTTCCATTTTCATATCTTTGTACCATATTTTATTCACTTTTATCTCTTCATTGTTAATAAATGCATCCAAAGGAAGTAGATTGcatttcaattatttactTCTATAACTTACACAAATCATAACTGATTGTTATTACACACTCTCAAGGatctatttatttgatacaaaaatatctatattCCTTACTTTACCACTCTCCTTTCTCCCCCTTATAtcttatatattattagtttatattttttattatatagtCCATACAAGAACGgatatacatatatagttatatattatttattatttaatcaaatattcaaaattatttttaaaaaaataaaaatagtacacataaaaaaaaacaactaatgatgtatttttaaaaatacagCTTGTTTGTTGCCCTTCTATTTTGGCTGTACCCTTTCAATccaatgaaattttattatttcctGCCATTCCGCTTTGTTTCCCGTTTTAGGAAATCTCATTTCGGCCAAGTTTTGATAGGGTTGAGCTTTTaggaaaaattttcaagtTCATCTAACCGTTTCGGGACAAAAGGCAATATTGCTGGTAAACTATTTTTAGCAATGCTGGTTGAAAAGACacatttttgaaaaatgacGAATTTTCATGAtctcaatattttattgttcatttttttgttattagttttttctaaaataagGGTTAGGAATAGTGGATCTGAAGATGGCTGGTTTcttaatttagaaatataacTAGGAAATCACATTCATGAACTATAATCCCACGGATATAATCAATTTCAAGGATACGCTCTGGAAAGTTTTCCAATTCCTAATTGAGTAAAGTGATTGCTAGCAATACGCAAGTTTTTCAATGTGAGGTAAAAGAATTCACaaatatgataatattattgtgTGTATGTTTCCTTAATTAGAACCTTTATTTCATTTACAGTTGCTGACATTCAAGAATGATTATACCAGGCACCAGTTAATGCCTACGTAGGtaaattgttaaaaaataatatccaattattttttattataatttttttgcaatttgaaaagataTAAAAGGACCACCTTTAATCACTATTTGAGATATTCCAGTTTACCTTtcttatataataaatataaagacATCATCAAACAAAACAACTTTCACACACACAAacacaaatatatatatctcaATGCAATTCAAGAGTACTTTAGCTGCTGCTACTTTAGCTTCTGCCTCCATGGCTGCCTATGTTCCAACTGAACCATGGTCTACCTTAACCCCAACTGGTACTTACAAAGATGCTATGACTGATTACACCGGTTCTTTCGGTATTGCTGTCATCCCAGTTGCTACTACTGATGCTGCTTCCTCCACTGCTAAAGCTAAGAGAGATGCTGTTTCTCAAATCGGTGATGGCCAAATCCAAGCTGCTACCACTACTACTTCTACCGCTACTCCAAAGAAAAGTACCGCTGCTGCTGTCTCTCAAATCGGTGACGGTCAAATCCAAGCCACTACCAAGACTGAAGCCCCAAAACAAACTGCCGCTGCCGTCTCTCAAATCGGTGACGGTCAAATCCAAGCCACTACCAAGACTGAAGCCCCAAAACAAACTGCCGCTGCCGTCTCTCAAATCGGTGATGGTCAAATCCAAGCCACTACCAAGACTGAAGCCCCAAAACAAACTGCCGCTGCTGTCTCTCAAATCGGTGATGGTCAAATTCAAGCCACTACACAAACTACTGCCACCAAAGCTACAGCCACTACTTCTGCTGCTGCTTCTACTGACTCCTCCCCAGCTCCATCAACTGAAGATGCCTTCTTCGAATCTCAAGCTTGTAAGACCGATGGTACTTTAACCATGACTTTAAAGAAAGGTTTATTAACCGATGCTAAGGGTAGAATCGGTTCTATTGTTTCTAACAGACAATTCCAATTCGATGGTCCACCACCACAAGCCGGTGCCATCTACGCTGCCGGTTGGTCTATTAGTCCACAAGGTAACTTGGCTTTAGGTTCTCAAGATGTTTTCTACCAATGTCTTTCAGGTAACTTCTACAACTTGTACGATGAAACTCAAGGTGAACAATGTCACAAGGTTTACTTACAAGCTGTTGAATTAGTCAACTGTTAATCACATCACAATTATCAACTTTAAtcaattgtaataataCATGACACTCATAAAACATtggttttctttttctcttttaacGATCACCTAACTGCATATTATAACTCTGGCATTTTCCAACATTtcattcatttaattcattacatttttttatttattcatctCGTGCAAGTTTAGAAACTTCTTTTGATCTTTGTTCTTAgttcattttattttcaaaataaatgaaCAGTATATTTTTACATAACCTTTTACTTTATACATTACATAACATACAAAATCtgtaatataaaattttaacaaattttttcattaaacaaatctaaaaaatctaaaaaatctttttctttgaattaCCACAAAAAATACTTAACATCCAACATACAATAAGGCAGCTAATTAGAACATTCATTCTTGTACCTTAATCACACAAAATCTATAAGAATTATGATTGTTTGTTTGCATTTCTAactctatttttatttctatttttaatattttttttcatatttaacATTTTAACTTAAGATCTCTTGGCTACCCAATCAGATAATTGtcaagaattatttgcCAAATCGGGAAACACCTATTTTTTGCACAATTTCTGGCACAATTTCTTGCCTGTATTTTTCCCTGTTTATTCTTAACCCCTTCGGTTTCTCCCATCAGTTTTTCAGTTTTCTACTCCTAGGGGTTGACGGGTGTTCGGTTCCCGTATGTCTTTTCCGTGCTGAGTCAGGGTAAATGAGACTCGCTCGATAGGGGCACAGTTTTCCAGACTATCAATTTACACCAATTTATCCTGATCcttgaaaaattggaaaagaCTATAGTTCCCAATCCCTTATACAGTTTGGTTATTTCAAActctctttttcttttattctCTTCGATGACACTACATTTTCACCTGTTTAAATAAAACCTATCAAGACTTGAATGCAATTGAGTTTGTTggaaattctttttttctgatattaaaagtattttcttttctataATTAGCTTAGCTCAAGTCTGATTTTTAGTTGTGGGCTAAACTAactttataaattaatataaaaaaattctattaaaaaaaatctacattcaaaaaaataaaaagatataaaCCAACAAGTAAcatttattactattattcaCTACTCAATTTCAAATGGCTATTATCAAAAGAGGTGCCAGAGATAGAGGTATCACAAGAGAATCTAATCAGAGATCTGGTGGTAAGATTAAGAAGGCTTCTTACGATTCTTCGAAGAAGAAGGAAGTCGGTGTTTCTGACTTGACTTTACTGTCCAAGATCTCCGATGAGGCTATTAATGAGAACTTGAAGAAAAGATTCCAGAATGGTTTGATTTATACTTACATCGGCCAAGTGTTGATTAGTGTCAACCCTTTCCGTGATTTGGGTATTTACTCCCAAGAGATCTTGGAATCTTATAAGGGGAAGAACAGATTGGAAGCTCCTCCACATGTTTTTGCTATTGCTGAACAAATgtattataatttacaaGCCTATAATGAAGGCCAGTgtgttattatttctgGTGAATCTGGTGCTGGTAAAACTGAAGCCGCTAAACGTATTATGCAATATGTTGCCCATTCTTCAGGCTCAAATTCTCACAGTGAATccattaaaagaattaatgatattgtCTTAGCTACCAATCCATTACTAGAATCGTTTGGTTGTGCTAAAactttaagaaataataactcTTCAAGACAtggtaaatatttagaaattaaattcaacAAGTTTTTTGAACCTTGTGCTGGTAATATTACTAATTATTTGTTGGAAAAGCAAAGAGTTGTTAGTCAAATTAGAGATGAAAGAAATTTCCATATCTTTTATCAATATACTAAAGGTGCCTCTGAAACTTATAGACAAACTTTCGGTGTTCAATTACCGGAGCAATATCTATATACATCTGCCTCTGGTTGTACCGAAGTTAATGGTATTAATGATGTTAATGAGTTCGCCGAAACTATAAAAGCCATGGAAATTATTGGTTTGGATCAAAATGAACAAGATCAAATCTTTAGAATGTTGGCCGCAATTCTTTGGATCGGTAACATTacttttgaagaaaatgatgaagGTAATGCTCAAGTTAGAGATACTTCTGTTACTGATTTTGTAGCTTACTTATTAGAAGTCGATTCTCCATTGttaattaaatctttaGTTGAAAGAATTATGGAAACTAGTCATGGTTCCCAAAGAGGTTCAGTTTATCATGTTCCATTAAACATCACCCAAGCAACTGCAGTGAGAGATGCTTTAGCTAAGGCTATTTACAGTAATTTATTCGATTGGATCGTTGATAGAGTTAATCTTTCTTTACAAGGTAATGATGGTGCCGCAAATGCCGATAAAGCTATTGGTATTTTAGATATTTACGGCTTTGAAATTTTCGAACATAATTCTTTTGAACAATTATGTATCAATTatgttaatgaaaaattacaacagattttcattcaattgACTTTGAAATCTGAACAAGAAACTTATGAAAGAGAACAAATTCAATGGACcccaattgaattttttgataataaagttGTTTGTGATTTGATCGAAGGTAGAAGACCAGCCGGTATCTTTGCTGCAATGAATGATTCCATTGCTACTGCTCATGCCGATTCAGATGCTGCCGATCAAGCATTCTCTCAAAGTTTAGATATGTTCAGATCTAATCCAAACTTTGATATGAGATCTAGCAAGTTTGTTATTAAGCATTATGCTGGTGATGTCACATACGATATCGATGGTATAACAGATAAGAATAAAGATACTTTACAAAAGGACTTAGTTGAATTATTAGGTACCACTCAAAATGAATTTGTTACCACTATTTTCCCACAACAAGTTAACCATGAGTCGAGAAGAAGACCACCTACTGCTGGTGATAAGATTATTAAGAGTGCCAATGAATTAGTGGAAACTTTATCAAAATCTTCTCCATCTTATATCAGAACCATTAAACCAAATCAAACAAAATCTCCTAAAGATTATGATGATCACCAAGTGTTACACcaagttaaatatttaggtttgaaagaaaatgtTCGTATCAGAAGAGCAGGTTTTGCTGTTAGACAAACATTTGAAAAGTTTGTGGAAAGATTTTACTTATTATCCCCAGATTGTTCTTATGCTGGTGAATATACTTGGGATGGTCCAGTGGAAGAGGCtgttaaattaattttaagaGATACTTCTACTCCACAAAAGGAATATCAAATGGGTGTTACATGTGTTTTCATCAAGAACCCAGAAACTTATTTCACCTTTGAAGCTATGAGAGATAGATATTGGTACAACATGGCTGCCAAGATTCAAAGAGCTTTAAGAAAACATTTACAAAAGAGATTAGACTCTGCTATTAAAATCCAAAGAGCTATTAGAGGCCAAGCTAACGGTGGGTTGGGTCGTGGTGATGTAGATATGCGTGAATATTCAAACTCATTGTTATACGGTCAAAAGAAGAGAAGAAGATTCTCGATGTCTGGTTACAGGGGTTATTATGGTGATTATTTGTCTtgtaatgatgaaaaatcaTTAGGTTCGTATATCACAAGAAACGCTGGTATTACTGATAGAATTCTATTTTCCATCAATGGTTCAGAGTTACATTtgagaaataataaacctgctcaaaaattcaaaagaaCTTTTGTCTTAACTGAAACTACATTCTATATTATTGCCCATAAGATCGTTCACAATGCAATGACATATTCTTTAGAATATGAAGTGCCACTAGAGTATATCGAATCCATTAGCATAACAAATCTTCGTGATGATTGGATGGCAATCAATttgattgaatttgatCAACCAGATCCATTCATTCGTACTTTCTTTAAAACAGAATTAATTGGTAGAATTCTAACACAGAATAGTAACATTCAATTACGAATTGGTCCCACCATTGAGTATCAAAGAAATGTTGGGGAAATTACCTCTGTCCAAGCTGTAGAAAGTGAAGATGCTCCAAAGATGAAAGATTTGTACAAAGATGATacaatttttgttttaccAGGTCTACCTGTTGAATCAGTTCCATATGAACAACCAATCAGAATTGAAGATGGTGGTATTCCTTGTGAGATTGCAACTTGGATGGCGCAACATGCTGATGAATTTGACAAGCCAAAACCAAAGCCTAGACCTAGACAAGCTACCCCACGCCCTGCAGCCGCAGAGCCTGCTACCAGTTCCTCCAGAAGTATGGCTGCCAGTGCTGCACAATCGGCCTACAAGACGCCTAGCGCTCAACCATCTGCTCCTAAACCTAGAGCTCAACCAAAGCCAACCCCAACTCCAAGAAAAACTACTGCAGTACCAAAACCATCTGAAGATGAGCGTCATGGTTTTGGtcataatttgaaaaagagTTTTGGGTTTGGACATGCAAAGAAACAGCCACCACCACCAGCTCCAGCTAAATCTTCTCAACGTAGGCATGTAGATTCTCCAGTAAAGGTAACTACAcaaaataatcaaactAATAGTTCTGTACCAAAGGCACCAAGAGCTCCTGAACCTAAACCACAACCAAGAGCATCCAGCACACCAAGTGCACCAAGCGCTCCAAAGCCAGCTAGCAATATACCTGCAGCTCCTGCAATGCCAACATCATTGGGTGGTGCTGCACAACCAGCCTCTAGTAGGCCCGCTGCCCCACTTCCAGGCCAAGCCCAATCACAACCAAGACCAGCTACAATCACACCGGCAAAACCTAGATCTGCTAATGTTATGCCTGCTAAGCCCAGACAAACCAATGTCATGCCTGCTAAACCAAGACAAACTAATGTCATGCCTGCTAAGCCTAGACAAACTAATATGGCTACTACTCAACAGGCTACTCCAGCACCACCTCCTCCTCCACCTCCACCTGCTGTAGCTCCACAAAAGACTTGGGAAGCTGCATATGATTTCCCAGGTTCAGGTGCTGCAACGGAAATGCCATTAGTTAAAGGtgatattgttattgttacaGAAAATGTAGAATCTGGTTGGTCATTAGCTAAAAAACTGGATGGCTCCGCCGAAGGTTGGGTTCCTACTGCCTATTTAGCTGAAAGAGCTGAATCATCTGCACCTACACCTgtagcagcagcagcacCAGTGGCAGCACAAGCAGCTGTCGATCAATCTGCTGGTGTTCAACAAGCTCAATTTGGTGCCGGTTTAGCTAATGCTTTAGCTGCAAGAGCTGGCAAAAtgaaagatgatgatgaggaagaagatgatgattgGTAATTACCtcattaatatatatgtt contains these protein-coding regions:
- the TBLA0I01430 gene encoding myosin family protein (similar to Saccharomyces cerevisiae MYO3 (YKL129C) and MYO5 (YMR109W); ancestral locus Anc_2.440) yields the protein MAIIKRGARDRGITRESNQRSGGKIKKASYDSSKKKEVGVSDLTLLSKISDEAINENLKKRFQNGLIYTYIGQVLISVNPFRDLGIYSQEILESYKGKNRLEAPPHVFAIAEQMYYNLQAYNEGQCVIISGESGAGKTEAAKRIMQYVAHSSGSNSHSESIKRINDIVLATNPLLESFGCAKTLRNNNSSRHGKYLEIKFNKFFEPCAGNITNYLLEKQRVVSQIRDERNFHIFYQYTKGASETYRQTFGVQLPEQYLYTSASGCTEVNGINDVNEFAETIKAMEIIGLDQNEQDQIFRMLAAILWIGNITFEENDEGNAQVRDTSVTDFVAYLLEVDSPLLIKSLVERIMETSHGSQRGSVYHVPLNITQATAVRDALAKAIYSNLFDWIVDRVNLSLQGNDGAANADKAIGILDIYGFEIFEHNSFEQLCINYVNEKLQQIFIQLTLKSEQETYEREQIQWTPIEFFDNKVVCDLIEGRRPAGIFAAMNDSIATAHADSDAADQAFSQSLDMFRSNPNFDMRSSKFVIKHYAGDVTYDIDGITDKNKDTLQKDLVELLGTTQNEFVTTIFPQQVNHESRRRPPTAGDKIIKSANELVETLSKSSPSYIRTIKPNQTKSPKDYDDHQVLHQVKYLGLKENVRIRRAGFAVRQTFEKFVERFYLLSPDCSYAGEYTWDGPVEEAVKLILRDTSTPQKEYQMGVTCVFIKNPETYFTFEAMRDRYWYNMAAKIQRALRKHLQKRLDSAIKIQRAIRGQANGGLGRGDVDMREYSNSLLYGQKKRRRFSMSGYRGYYGDYLSCNDEKSLGSYITRNAGITDRILFSINGSELHLRNNKPAQKFKRTFVLTETTFYIIAHKIVHNAMTYSLEYEVPLEYIESISITNLRDDWMAINLIEFDQPDPFIRTFFKTELIGRILTQNSNIQLRIGPTIEYQRNVGEITSVQAVESEDAPKMKDLYKDDTIFVLPGLPVESVPYEQPIRIEDGGIPCEIATWMAQHADEFDKPKPKPRPRQATPRPAAAEPATSSSRSMAASAAQSAYKTPSAQPSAPKPRAQPKPTPTPRKTTAVPKPSEDERHGFGHNLKKSFGFGHAKKQPPPPAPAKSSQRRHVDSPVKVTTQNNQTNSSVPKAPRAPEPKPQPRASSTPSAPSAPKPASNIPAAPAMPTSLGGAAQPASSRPAAPLPGQAQSQPRPATITPAKPRSANVMPAKPRQTNVMPAKPRQTNVMPAKPRQTNMATTQQATPAPPPPPPPPAVAPQKTWEAAYDFPGSGAATEMPLVKGDIVIVTENVESGWSLAKKLDGSAEGWVPTAYLAERAESSAPTPVAAAAPVAAQAAVDQSAGVQQAQFGAGLANALAARAGKMKDDDEEEDDDW